One window of Marinobacterium aestuarii genomic DNA carries:
- a CDS encoding ABC transporter substrate-binding protein yields the protein MIKEARNVKNSPITSTLLASSIALASLGVNAATVTIGTVNNGDMIRMQELSSAFEATHPDITLEWVVLEENVLRQRLTTDIATGGGQFDVMTIGMYETPIWGKKGWLAPMDNLPADYDVADIFPSVRNGLSSEGTLYALPFYSESSMTYYRTDLFEAAGLAMPEQPSWDQVRDFAKALHKPEQEQYGICLRGKAGWGENMALVSTMSNAFGARWFDEQWKPEFDGAEWKNTVSFYVDLLGNYGPPGASSNGFNENLALFNSGKCAIWVDATVAGSFVTDAAQSNVTDSVGFALAPQQVTTKGAGWLWSWGLGIPASSDAKDAATAFVTWATSKEYSQLVAEKFGIAAMPPGSRASTYANAEYMAAAPFAARTLESMDRANPDDSTVKPTPYTGIQFAAIPEFQSIATQVGKLVSGALAGSMTVEEALTSSQSVTEREMKRARYYQ from the coding sequence ATGATAAAAGAGGCTCGTAACGTGAAGAATTCACCGATTACCTCCACCCTGCTTGCATCCTCCATTGCCCTGGCATCCCTGGGCGTCAATGCCGCCACTGTGACCATCGGCACCGTCAACAACGGTGACATGATTCGCATGCAGGAGCTGTCCAGCGCCTTCGAAGCAACCCATCCGGATATCACGCTGGAGTGGGTGGTGCTGGAAGAGAACGTGCTGCGTCAGCGCCTGACCACCGATATCGCCACCGGCGGCGGTCAGTTTGATGTCATGACCATCGGCATGTACGAAACGCCGATCTGGGGCAAGAAAGGCTGGCTGGCGCCGATGGATAATCTGCCGGCAGACTACGATGTGGCGGATATATTCCCGTCCGTTCGTAACGGTCTGTCGTCCGAGGGCACCCTCTATGCCCTGCCGTTTTATTCCGAAAGCTCCATGACCTATTACCGCACCGACCTGTTTGAAGCCGCGGGCCTCGCTATGCCGGAACAGCCGAGCTGGGATCAGGTGCGGGACTTTGCCAAGGCGCTGCACAAGCCCGAGCAGGAGCAGTACGGTATCTGTCTGCGTGGCAAGGCGGGCTGGGGCGAGAACATGGCGCTGGTCAGCACCATGTCCAATGCCTTTGGCGCACGCTGGTTCGATGAGCAGTGGAAGCCTGAGTTCGACGGCGCAGAGTGGAAAAACACCGTCAGCTTCTATGTCGACCTGCTGGGCAACTACGGTCCTCCAGGCGCGTCCTCCAACGGCTTTAACGAGAACCTGGCGCTGTTCAACTCCGGCAAGTGCGCCATCTGGGTTGATGCCACTGTGGCAGGCTCCTTCGTGACCGATGCCGCCCAGAGCAATGTAACCGACAGCGTCGGTTTTGCCCTGGCGCCGCAGCAGGTGACGACCAAGGGGGCCGGCTGGCTCTGGTCCTGGGGTCTGGGCATTCCCGCCAGCTCCGATGCCAAGGACGCCGCCACGGCCTTCGTGACCTGGGCAACGTCCAAGGAGTACAGCCAGCTGGTGGCCGAGAAGTTTGGTATTGCCGCCATGCCGCCGGGCAGCCGGGCATCGACCTATGCCAATGCCGAGTACATGGCCGCCGCGCCTTTTGCGGCCAGAACCCTGGAGTCCATGGACCGTGCCAACCCGGATGACTCGACGGTCAAGCCTACGCCTTATACCGGCATTCAGTTCGCGGCCATTCCTGAGTTCCAGTCCATTGCCACCCAGGTCGGCAAGCTGGTATCCGGTGCCCTGGCGGGCAGCATGACGGTCGAAGAAGCCCTGACCAGCTCGCAGTCTGTCACTGAGCGCGAGATGAAGCGCGCCCGCTACTACCAGTAA
- a CDS encoding SulP family inorganic anion transporter — MKPWLSFNFPFLSWGRNLNKSTLTADLIAGITGAVIVLPQGVAYAFIAGLPPEFGLYTAIITPIIAALFGSSSHLISGPTAAISIVVMSVASGLGDLDPAQYIGAVLTITLLAGLMQLALGLLRLGSLVNFISHTVVISFTAGAAILIGASQLKHLLGIAVPSGLSFVEGLSQLGTQLGDTNLTSLAIGLLTLVSALLVRKFNRRWPHLLIGMAVGSIACLLLNGADQGVALVGALPGTLPPLSLPDLSASTLQSLTSGAFAVALLGLIEAVSIARAIGIRSQQQIDGNQEFIGQGLSNIVGSFFSCYAGSGSFTRSGANYDAGAKTPMAAIFAAVILAAIILLVPGLTAYLPLPAMAGAILLIAWNLIDFHHISQIIKSSRNEALVLVVTFLATLFVELEFAIYIGVFLSLAIYLRRTSRPTVMEVAPIPDHPRRQIKNTQRFSLQQCPQLKIIRIDGSLFFGAIDHIQQRIRTLSNTGDTNRVLIIGKGINFIDVAGAEMLIQEARRLQRRGGQLMFSSLKGTVIDELRANGYLERIGEELFYDSPEAALAESVAALKQEVCDHCTARIFRECATPPASGEMIAVSRL, encoded by the coding sequence ATGAAGCCCTGGCTGTCGTTCAATTTCCCCTTCCTGAGCTGGGGACGCAACCTCAACAAGAGCACCCTGACCGCTGACCTTATCGCGGGTATCACCGGTGCCGTTATCGTGCTGCCCCAGGGGGTAGCCTATGCCTTTATCGCCGGCCTGCCACCGGAGTTCGGCCTCTATACCGCCATCATCACGCCGATTATCGCGGCACTGTTCGGCTCGTCCTCACACCTGATTTCCGGCCCCACCGCCGCCATTTCCATCGTCGTCATGAGTGTCGCCAGCGGCCTGGGTGATCTGGACCCAGCGCAATACATCGGCGCCGTACTGACGATTACACTGCTGGCCGGCCTGATGCAGCTGGCCCTGGGGCTGCTGCGCCTGGGCAGCCTGGTCAACTTCATATCCCATACGGTGGTGATCAGCTTTACCGCCGGTGCCGCCATCCTCATCGGCGCCAGCCAGCTCAAGCACCTGCTGGGTATAGCCGTGCCCAGCGGGCTGTCCTTTGTCGAGGGCCTGTCGCAACTGGGTACACAGCTGGGCGACACCAACCTGACCTCTCTTGCCATCGGCCTGCTGACGTTGGTGTCGGCGCTACTGGTGCGCAAATTTAACCGCCGCTGGCCCCACCTGCTGATCGGCATGGCCGTGGGCAGCATCGCCTGCCTGCTGCTCAATGGCGCCGACCAGGGCGTGGCGTTGGTGGGTGCCCTGCCCGGCACCCTGCCACCGCTGTCGCTGCCCGACCTGTCGGCGTCAACCCTGCAGTCGCTGACGTCCGGTGCCTTTGCCGTGGCCTTGCTGGGGCTGATCGAGGCGGTATCCATTGCCCGCGCCATCGGTATCCGCTCGCAGCAGCAGATCGACGGCAACCAGGAATTTATCGGCCAGGGCCTGTCGAATATCGTCGGCAGTTTCTTCTCCTGCTACGCCGGCTCCGGCTCCTTCACCCGCTCCGGTGCCAACTACGACGCCGGCGCCAAAACCCCCATGGCGGCCATCTTCGCGGCGGTCATCCTGGCGGCCATTATCCTGCTGGTACCGGGGCTGACCGCCTATCTGCCGCTGCCCGCCATGGCCGGCGCCATACTGCTGATCGCCTGGAACCTGATCGATTTTCACCATATCAGCCAGATCATAAAATCCAGCCGCAATGAAGCCCTGGTGCTGGTCGTCACTTTCCTGGCCACGCTCTTTGTCGAGCTGGAGTTCGCCATCTACATCGGTGTTTTCCTGTCGCTGGCAATCTATCTGCGCCGCACCTCTCGCCCCACGGTGATGGAAGTAGCCCCCATTCCCGACCATCCCCGTCGCCAGATCAAGAACACCCAGCGCTTTTCACTGCAGCAGTGTCCGCAGCTGAAGATCATCCGTATCGACGGTTCGCTGTTTTTCGGTGCCATCGACCATATACAGCAGCGTATCCGGACCCTGAGCAATACGGGCGATACCAACCGGGTGCTGATCATCGGCAAGGGCATCAACTTCATCGATGTCGCTGGCGCCGAGATGCTGATTCAGGAAGCCCGGCGCCTGCAGCGGCGTGGTGGCCAGCTGATGTTCAGTTCCCTCAAGGGGACAGTCATCGATGAACTGCGCGCCAATGGCTATCTCGAACGAATCGGCGAGGAACTGTTCTACGACTCCCCCGAAGCGGCCCTGGCTGAGTCCGTCGCGGCCCTGAAGCAGGAGGTTTGCGACCACTGTACGGCACGCATATTCCGGGAGTGCGCCACGCCGCCCGCCAGCGGCGAGATGATCGCAGTCAGCCGCCTTTAG
- a CDS encoding AraC family transcriptional regulator: MTDKARLQPEFERVDQQGDESIRYLQHGYPCELVRWHYHSEYELHLIKATSGKVFVGDYIGNFNANQLILVGPNLPHNWISQLPDGESVDLRDRVINFSHDLVETCSSTFPEMQSLAPFWERAQYGIEFLDPKMIHQADALFEDLAGARGFRRLTRFWTLLDLLASTSEYRVLSSTNYIPIADKKTLEKVNEAVQYIVDHYDQDLALEDVASRLDMGPSYFSKFFKKATGRRFIDFVNGLRINRACERLAHTDEPITDICFSAGFNNIANFNRRFHAVKGMTPSEYRRTSADLLYRG, encoded by the coding sequence ATGACCGACAAAGCACGCCTTCAGCCAGAATTTGAACGGGTTGACCAGCAGGGAGACGAATCCATCCGTTACCTGCAGCACGGCTATCCCTGCGAGCTGGTGCGCTGGCACTATCACTCGGAATACGAGCTGCACCTGATCAAGGCCACCAGCGGCAAGGTCTTCGTGGGCGACTATATCGGCAACTTCAACGCCAACCAGCTGATTCTGGTGGGGCCCAACCTGCCCCATAACTGGATCAGCCAGCTGCCCGACGGCGAGTCGGTAGATTTAAGAGACCGGGTCATCAACTTCTCCCATGATCTGGTCGAAACCTGCAGCAGTACCTTCCCGGAAATGCAGTCCTTGGCGCCCTTCTGGGAGCGCGCCCAGTACGGCATTGAATTCCTTGATCCCAAGATGATTCACCAGGCCGATGCCCTGTTTGAGGATCTGGCCGGTGCCCGTGGCTTTCGCCGCCTGACCCGTTTCTGGACCCTGCTCGACCTGCTCGCCTCGACCTCGGAATACCGGGTGCTGTCGTCCACCAACTACATTCCCATCGCCGACAAGAAAACCCTTGAGAAGGTCAACGAGGCGGTGCAGTACATTGTTGATCATTACGATCAAGATCTGGCGCTGGAGGATGTGGCCAGTCGGCTGGACATGGGCCCAAGCTACTTCTCCAAGTTTTTCAAGAAAGCTACCGGGCGGCGCTTTATCGACTTCGTCAACGGCTTGCGTATCAATCGCGCCTGCGAGCGCCTGGCCCATACCGACGAGCCCATCACCGATATCTGTTTTTCCGCCGGCTTCAACAATATCGCCAATTTCAACCGCCGCTTCCATGCCGTCAAGGGCATGACCCCGTCTGAATACCGCCGCACCTCGGCCGACCTGCTCTACCGTGGCTGA
- a CDS encoding AraC family transcriptional regulator, with protein sequence MHTDPQRQPDYEWVDQPACESIHYIQHGVPSALIRWHHHREFEVHLVRATSGRIFVGDYIGNFRPGNLVLVAPDLPHNWISNLAEDERVPLRDQVIHFPAALLHDAQAIFPEMRAFTPLLERAKRGLEFTHPHTIAQATALFDAIAQARGLQRLVCFLTLLELLASCEHCHTLSSAWHRPLTDGKHLDWLNSAVDYILQHYERELPLDEVALHMDMSQTQFSKRFKRASGHKFVDFINMLRINRASELLAYSDNPITAICFEVGYNNIANFNRRFLELKDMTPSEYRKTVSQRVL encoded by the coding sequence ATGCATACAGACCCGCAGCGCCAGCCAGACTATGAATGGGTCGACCAGCCCGCCTGTGAATCCATTCATTACATTCAGCACGGCGTCCCCAGCGCGCTGATTCGCTGGCATCATCACCGGGAATTTGAAGTGCACCTGGTGCGTGCGACCTCGGGCAGAATCTTTGTCGGCGACTACATCGGCAACTTTAGGCCCGGCAACCTGGTACTGGTGGCCCCCGACCTGCCGCACAACTGGATCAGCAACCTGGCGGAAGACGAACGGGTGCCCCTGCGCGACCAGGTGATTCACTTCCCCGCCGCCCTGCTGCACGATGCACAGGCCATATTTCCGGAAATGCGCGCTTTCACGCCACTGCTTGAGCGGGCAAAACGGGGGCTGGAATTCACCCATCCGCATACGATCGCGCAGGCTACCGCATTGTTTGACGCCATCGCACAGGCGCGGGGGCTGCAGCGCCTGGTCTGCTTTCTGACGCTGCTCGAGCTGCTGGCCAGTTGCGAACACTGTCACACCCTGTCCAGCGCCTGGCACCGGCCTCTGACCGACGGCAAGCATCTCGACTGGTTGAACAGCGCCGTCGATTACATCCTGCAACACTACGAGCGCGAACTGCCGCTGGACGAGGTTGCGCTCCATATGGACATGAGCCAGACCCAGTTTTCAAAACGCTTCAAGCGTGCGTCAGGCCACAAGTTTGTGGATTTCATCAATATGCTGCGCATCAACAGGGCCTCGGAATTACTGGCCTATAGTGACAACCCCATCACCGCGATCTGCTTCGAAGTCGGCTATAACAACATCGCCAACTTCAATCGCCGCTTTCTCGAACTCAAGGACATGACCCCCAGCGAATACAGGAAAACGGTTTCTCAGCGGGTCCTCTGA
- a CDS encoding L,D-transpeptidase family protein produces MTHSPAGHACHTVLRAMLVLLSGVLGSTFTSAETFVLPPPDQDVVGEVRITRARQADTLLDIARAFNLGYEEIVRANPGVDRWLPGPGTDVILPNLLILPDAPRDGIVLNVPEMRLYYYPKPAQGETPVVITHPVSVGRMDWKTPLGKTSVIQKQADPPWYPPASIKAEHAANGDILPDVVPGGPDNPLGRFALRLGIPGYLIHGTNKEYGIGMQVTHGCVRLYPEDIERLYELVPVGTPVYIINQPVKIGRHFDGLYVEAHPAMSELADTDTNQQAISLLNIAASAEQLRAEIIPSAVQLALQQSDGIPLRISN; encoded by the coding sequence ATGACTCATTCCCCAGCAGGCCACGCTTGCCACACTGTGCTGCGAGCCATGCTGGTTCTGCTCAGCGGCGTGCTCGGCAGCACCTTCACCAGCGCCGAGACCTTTGTACTGCCTCCGCCCGATCAGGACGTCGTCGGCGAGGTACGCATCACCCGTGCCCGTCAGGCCGATACCCTGCTGGATATCGCCCGTGCCTTCAATCTCGGTTACGAGGAAATCGTGCGGGCCAACCCAGGCGTAGACCGCTGGCTACCGGGACCAGGCACCGACGTAATCCTGCCCAATCTGCTGATACTGCCCGACGCACCGCGGGACGGCATAGTGCTCAATGTGCCGGAAATGCGCCTGTACTATTATCCCAAACCTGCCCAGGGCGAGACGCCGGTGGTGATCACTCACCCCGTCAGCGTCGGGCGCATGGACTGGAAAACCCCGCTGGGGAAAACCAGCGTGATTCAGAAACAGGCTGATCCGCCCTGGTATCCCCCCGCCTCCATCAAGGCTGAACACGCCGCCAACGGCGATATCCTGCCCGATGTGGTTCCCGGTGGTCCCGACAACCCGCTGGGCCGCTTTGCGCTGCGCTTAGGCATTCCCGGTTATCTGATTCACGGTACCAACAAGGAATACGGTATCGGCATGCAGGTGACCCACGGCTGCGTGCGCCTCTATCCGGAAGATATCGAACGACTCTACGAGCTGGTGCCGGTGGGAACACCGGTGTACATCATCAACCAGCCAGTCAAGATCGGTCGTCACTTTGATGGTCTCTATGTCGAGGCCCATCCGGCGATGAGCGAGCTGGCCGACACCGATACCAACCAGCAGGCTATAAGCCTGCTGAACATTGCCGCCTCCGCCGAACAGCTACGTGCTGAAATAATTCCCTCCGCCGTGCAGCTGGCGCTGCAGCAGTCCGACGGCATTCCGCTGCGTATCAGCAATTAA
- a CDS encoding carbohydrate ABC transporter permease, which translates to MVSPSVLVLLVWMAVPLAMTLYFSLIRYNLLYPGDNDFVGLENFTFFLTDEGFSAGMTNTLLLVCSVLIISVVVGVLIAVLVDTPFWGRGIVRVLLISPFFIMPTVSALVWKNLLLHPVSGVFAAVWRFFGAQPIDWFSTYPMEAIIMIVSWQWVPFAVLLLMTAMQSLDQEQKDAARLDGAGPVSIFWHITLPHLARPIAVVVMIETIFLLSIFAEIFTTTGGGPGYETTNLAYLIYSQALLQFDVGLASAGGLVAVLLANVAAFILIRMIGKNLTDKA; encoded by the coding sequence ATGGTGTCACCGTCGGTGCTGGTGCTGCTGGTCTGGATGGCGGTTCCGCTGGCCATGACCCTGTATTTTTCCCTGATTCGCTACAACCTGCTGTACCCGGGCGATAACGACTTTGTCGGCCTGGAAAACTTTACCTTCTTTCTGACCGACGAAGGCTTTAGCGCCGGCATGACGAACACCCTGCTGCTGGTGTGTTCGGTACTGATTATCAGTGTCGTCGTCGGGGTCCTGATTGCGGTGCTGGTGGACACCCCCTTCTGGGGCCGCGGCATCGTGCGCGTGCTGCTGATTTCACCCTTCTTCATCATGCCCACCGTGAGTGCGCTGGTGTGGAAGAACCTGCTGCTGCACCCGGTGTCCGGGGTCTTTGCGGCCGTGTGGCGCTTTTTTGGCGCCCAGCCCATTGACTGGTTTTCCACCTATCCGATGGAAGCCATCATCATGATCGTGTCCTGGCAGTGGGTGCCCTTCGCCGTGCTGCTGCTGATGACCGCCATGCAGTCACTGGACCAGGAACAGAAGGATGCGGCTCGCCTGGATGGCGCCGGCCCCGTCTCCATCTTCTGGCACATCACCCTGCCGCACCTGGCGCGCCCGATTGCCGTGGTGGTGATGATCGAGACCATCTTCCTGCTGTCGATCTTTGCCGAGATCTTTACCACCACCGGCGGTGGCCCGGGCTACGAGACCACCAACCTGGCCTACCTCATATATAGCCAGGCACTGCTGCAGTTCGACGTCGGCCTGGCCTCGGCCGGTGGTCTGGTGGCGGTACTGCTCGCCAATGTTGCTGCCTTCATTCTGATAAGAATGATTGGCAAGAACTTAACCGACAAGGCCTAA
- a CDS encoding NAD(P)-dependent alcohol dehydrogenase has product MQALILEQAGQLSIRDIAIDQAMGPDDVRIAVRNVGVCGSDVHYYKHGSIGPFVVREPMVLGHEAAGMVIAVGDKVTHLQPGDRVCMEPGIPDLRSRATLEGKYNLDPAVSFWATPPVHGCLMPEVVHPANFTFKLPDNVSFAEGALIEPLATGMQAAEKARIRPGDIAVVIGAGTIGILTALAVLAGGCSRVIIADLVQEKLDIAAAYDGITAVNISRENLCERVAQLTDNWGAQLVFEASGSPKAYAKLFELACPGGCVVLVGMPPAPVAMDIVAMQAKELRLESVFRYANQFPRALALLGSGKLNIKPMVSCVMPFEKGIEAFERAARAEPGDVKVQICFG; this is encoded by the coding sequence ATGCAAGCACTGATTTTGGAACAGGCAGGACAACTGTCCATTCGAGATATCGCCATCGACCAGGCTATGGGCCCGGACGACGTCAGGATTGCCGTACGCAACGTCGGCGTCTGTGGCAGCGATGTGCATTATTACAAGCACGGCAGCATAGGGCCCTTTGTGGTGCGCGAACCCATGGTGCTGGGCCACGAAGCCGCCGGCATGGTCATCGCCGTTGGCGACAAGGTCACCCACCTGCAGCCGGGAGACCGGGTCTGCATGGAGCCCGGCATTCCGGACCTCAGGTCTCGCGCCACCCTTGAGGGCAAGTACAACCTGGATCCAGCAGTCAGTTTCTGGGCCACGCCGCCGGTTCACGGCTGCCTGATGCCGGAAGTCGTGCATCCGGCCAACTTCACTTTCAAGCTGCCAGACAACGTCAGCTTCGCCGAAGGTGCGCTGATTGAGCCCTTGGCCACAGGCATGCAGGCCGCCGAAAAAGCCCGAATCAGGCCCGGCGATATCGCTGTGGTCATTGGCGCTGGCACCATCGGCATACTCACCGCCCTCGCCGTGCTGGCCGGCGGCTGCAGCCGCGTGATCATTGCCGATCTGGTGCAGGAAAAGCTCGATATAGCCGCGGCCTACGATGGCATCACGGCGGTGAATATCAGCCGCGAAAACCTGTGCGAACGGGTGGCGCAGCTGACAGACAATTGGGGTGCCCAGCTGGTGTTTGAGGCCTCCGGCAGCCCCAAGGCCTATGCAAAGCTGTTTGAGCTGGCGTGCCCCGGTGGCTGTGTCGTGCTGGTTGGCATGCCGCCTGCCCCCGTGGCCATGGACATAGTCGCCATGCAGGCGAAAGAGCTGCGGCTCGAATCCGTATTCCGCTATGCCAACCAGTTTCCCCGGGCGCTGGCGCTGCTGGGTTCGGGGAAACTGAATATCAAACCCATGGTGTCCTGTGTAATGCCGTTCGAAAAAGGTATTGAAGCTTTCGAACGAGCTGCCCGGGCCGAGCCCGGCGACGTCAAGGTCCAGATCTGTTTCGGCTAA
- a CDS encoding LysR family transcriptional regulator: MDTLLLKTFLEVSRTRNFGRASENLCVSASTVSARIRQLEDHLGLSLFTRQHHRIGLTPAGERMERHARFILGAWERAFEDTALSERHKRRLVVAGVASLWDIFLQDWLSGIYRDFPTLGLRAEESTPLRVVEKLEQGMIDVGFMYEPPRIQNVAVQEVASVSLSLVSSREGLSVDAAIGEGYVRVEWGTTFASLHESHFPQRLLARGRVNSGRLALNLILQCGGAAYLPQDIVKPLLDEQRLFIVDEAPPIEMKAYAAYGLHGEHHKLVADLLKRLS, from the coding sequence ATGGATACCCTGTTGCTGAAAACCTTTCTGGAAGTCAGCCGCACCCGCAACTTTGGGCGGGCGTCGGAAAACCTCTGTGTTTCGGCCTCCACCGTCAGTGCCCGTATTCGACAGCTGGAAGATCACCTGGGGCTGTCTCTCTTTACCCGCCAGCACCATCGGATAGGCCTCACCCCGGCAGGCGAGCGCATGGAGCGCCATGCCCGTTTTATTCTCGGTGCCTGGGAGCGGGCCTTTGAAGACACGGCCCTGAGCGAGCGGCACAAGCGACGGCTGGTGGTGGCCGGTGTGGCCAGTCTATGGGACATCTTTCTGCAGGACTGGCTCAGCGGGATCTACCGGGATTTCCCGACCCTCGGGCTGCGGGCCGAGGAAAGCACGCCGTTGCGGGTGGTGGAAAAGCTGGAGCAGGGCATGATCGATGTCGGCTTTATGTACGAGCCACCGCGCATTCAGAACGTGGCAGTGCAGGAGGTCGCCAGCGTGAGCCTGTCACTGGTGTCCAGCCGGGAAGGGCTATCGGTGGACGCGGCCATTGGCGAGGGTTATGTCCGGGTGGAGTGGGGTACGACCTTTGCGAGCCTGCACGAAAGCCATTTCCCGCAACGCCTGCTGGCCCGGGGCCGGGTTAATAGTGGCCGACTGGCGCTCAATCTGATTCTGCAATGCGGTGGGGCGGCCTACCTGCCGCAGGATATTGTCAAACCACTGCTGGATGAGCAGCGGCTGTTCATCGTGGATGAGGCGCCGCCCATTGAAATGAAGGCCTATGCCGCCTATGGCCTGCACGGTGAACATCACAAGCTGGTGGCGGATTTGCTCAAGCGACTATCCTGA
- a CDS encoding L,D-transpeptidase family protein: MLREYGRYQAGSAREATVYIGGLGGQWLSAIVLWSCLVGSAAAEVWVQVDTKAQTLQVLDDERVLDRFDRVALGVAGAGLKQRRGDDKTPLGSFRVGWFNSQSRFGLFIGLDYPNRDYAEGALQDGRIDSQTHARIIAALDAGRTPPQDTPLGGQIGIHGLGAGNPDVHGLFNWTNGCVALTDAEMRRLVKWVAAGTRVEIR; this comes from the coding sequence ATGCTGAGAGAATACGGCAGGTATCAGGCAGGCAGCGCCCGGGAGGCGACGGTGTATATTGGGGGCTTGGGCGGGCAGTGGCTGTCGGCAATTGTGCTCTGGAGTTGCCTGGTCGGCAGCGCCGCAGCGGAGGTCTGGGTGCAGGTGGATACCAAAGCCCAGACGCTGCAGGTGCTGGATGATGAGCGGGTGCTGGATCGCTTTGACCGCGTCGCCCTGGGCGTGGCTGGCGCAGGTCTGAAACAGAGGCGCGGCGATGACAAGACACCGCTGGGCAGTTTTCGGGTGGGCTGGTTTAACAGTCAGAGCCGTTTCGGGCTCTTTATCGGTCTGGATTACCCCAACCGTGACTATGCAGAGGGGGCGCTGCAGGATGGGCGCATCGACAGTCAGACCCACGCCCGCATTATCGCTGCGCTGGATGCCGGGCGCACACCCCCGCAGGATACGCCTCTGGGCGGGCAGATCGGCATCCACGGGCTGGGAGCCGGCAACCCCGATGTCCACGGGCTGTTCAACTGGACTAACGGCTGCGTCGCCCTGACCGATGCCGAGATGCGTCGCTTGGTCAAATGGGTTGCAGCGGGCACCCGGGTGGAAATCCGCTAG
- a CDS encoding Lpp/OprI family alanine-zipper lipoprotein: MRTRDLLKISALVAFAALSFGCASSGDMRSMKQMHEQEMQRTQSTADSAKATADDALRVANEARAMAAEANARSMATEEKINRMFQKSMMK, encoded by the coding sequence ATGAGGACCCGTGATCTATTGAAAATATCTGCTCTTGTCGCCTTTGCTGCACTGTCTTTTGGCTGTGCCAGTTCCGGTGACATGCGTAGCATGAAACAGATGCATGAGCAGGAAATGCAGCGTACACAGTCGACCGCAGACAGCGCCAAGGCGACAGCCGATGACGCTTTGCGGGTGGCCAATGAAGCCAGGGCCATGGCCGCCGAAGCCAATGCCCGCAGTATGGCGACCGAGGAAAAAATCAACCGCATGTTCCAGAAGTCCATGATGAAATAG